The Elusimicrobiota bacterium genome includes a window with the following:
- the mnmG gene encoding tRNA uridine-5-carboxymethylaminomethyl(34) synthesis enzyme MnmG codes for MPDLIVIGAGHASIEAALAGARFGVDTLLITMDKNKIGQMSCNPAIGGVGKGQVVREIDALGGEMARATDRAGLQFKMLNRGKGPAVWSPRVQCDRSLYRDVMTQTVLGQPNLTVLEDEVVGLLMETGRVAGVRTSRAGEIRSRSVVVGAGTFMKGLLHRGFETTPGGRMGEPPSAHLSDYLRSVGFEVGRLKTGTPPRLDGRTIDYSKCLLAPGDDPPTPMSHFTASLPQRQLPCWLTRTTEIAHEAIRKNLDRSPLYTGRIQGLGPRYCPSIEDKVVKFSHHDHHQVFIEPEGYNTDEVYVNGLSTSLPEDVQESVVRAVPGLENARFIRYGYAVEYDFCPPTQLKPSLETKEVGGLFFAGQINGTTGYEEAAGQGLMAGINAVHYLRGQSPLTLGRDEAYIGVMIDDLVTKGTDEPYRLMTSRAEYRLRLRWDNADLRLMDHGRRVGLLSSQMYDHFLGYRGRLWEAARESLPADAESGFFEDLPAPELMNRPEPSGGHRNGPNPWGEAHVHRQVEIERVYWGYMKRERAEIAKFLRLETRKIPPDLDYSKVHGLLTEARQKLSRVRPESLGQAARVPGVTPADAGVLLVHLERRRRERVEG; via the coding sequence ATGCCTGATCTTATTGTTATTGGTGCGGGACACGCATCCATTGAGGCGGCGTTGGCTGGGGCGCGGTTTGGTGTGGACACCCTTCTGATCACGATGGATAAAAACAAGATCGGGCAAATGTCCTGTAACCCCGCCATCGGTGGCGTGGGGAAAGGACAGGTGGTGCGGGAGATTGACGCTTTGGGGGGCGAAATGGCCCGGGCCACGGATCGGGCCGGACTCCAATTTAAGATGTTGAACCGGGGAAAAGGTCCTGCCGTCTGGAGTCCTCGGGTTCAATGCGATCGGTCTTTATACCGTGATGTGATGACACAAACGGTATTGGGTCAGCCGAACCTAACTGTCTTGGAAGATGAAGTTGTGGGCCTTCTTATGGAGACCGGGCGCGTGGCCGGTGTTCGGACTTCCCGTGCCGGAGAGATTCGCTCCCGTTCCGTGGTGGTTGGGGCTGGGACCTTTATGAAAGGGTTATTGCATCGGGGTTTTGAAACCACGCCTGGCGGTAGAATGGGAGAACCTCCATCGGCCCATTTGTCGGACTATTTGCGGTCGGTGGGGTTTGAGGTGGGTCGGCTCAAAACAGGTACACCGCCCCGTTTGGATGGTCGGACCATCGATTACTCGAAATGTTTGTTGGCTCCCGGGGATGACCCTCCGACGCCCATGAGTCATTTTACCGCTTCCCTTCCGCAACGTCAGTTGCCCTGTTGGCTCACGCGGACCACGGAAATAGCCCATGAGGCCATTCGGAAAAATTTGGATCGGTCCCCCCTTTACACGGGACGAATTCAGGGGCTCGGGCCTCGTTATTGTCCTTCTATTGAAGACAAGGTGGTTAAATTTTCTCATCACGATCACCACCAAGTATTTATCGAACCGGAAGGGTACAACACTGACGAGGTTTACGTGAACGGGCTTTCGACGAGTTTGCCAGAAGATGTGCAGGAAAGCGTGGTGCGAGCGGTCCCCGGATTGGAGAACGCCCGTTTTATTCGCTACGGCTACGCTGTGGAATATGATTTTTGTCCGCCCACCCAACTAAAACCTTCTCTTGAAACGAAGGAAGTGGGGGGCCTTTTTTTCGCGGGCCAGATTAACGGGACGACGGGATACGAGGAAGCCGCTGGGCAGGGCCTCATGGCGGGAATCAACGCCGTTCATTATTTGCGGGGACAATCTCCTCTGACCTTGGGACGAGACGAAGCCTACATCGGGGTCATGATTGACGATTTGGTGACGAAAGGCACGGACGAGCCCTATCGGTTGATGACATCACGAGCGGAATATCGTTTGCGGTTGCGGTGGGACAACGCTGATTTGCGACTGATGGATCATGGCCGAAGAGTTGGTCTTTTATCATCGCAAATGTATGATCATTTCCTGGGGTATCGCGGACGGCTCTGGGAGGCCGCCCGGGAATCCCTGCCCGCGGACGCGGAATCCGGTTTTTTTGAGGATCTCCCCGCTCCGGAGCTCATGAATCGTCCCGAGCCGTCCGGCGGGCACAGGAACGGGCCGAACCCTTGGGGTGAGGCCCATGTTCATCGTCAGGTGGAGATCGAGCGGGTCTACTGGGGATACATGAAACGGGAACGGGCGGAAATCGCCAAATTCCTTCGCTTGGAAACACGGAAAATTCCGCCGGACCTGGATTACAGCAAGGTTCATGGGTTACTGACGGAAGCCCGTCAGAAATTAAGTCGGGTTCGGCCTGAATCCCTTGGCCAAGCGGCGCGGGTGCCGGGCGTGACCCCGGCGGACGCTGGCGTCCTCTTGGTTCACCTCGAACGTCGGCGGCGGGAACGGGTGGAGGGATAG
- a CDS encoding IS30 family transposase, with amino-acid sequence MKPYKRLTPDERDRIAILRSQNKKWREIGLVLGRSHTTLSREWNKNKKKGGYRPHAAQREAEERQKESHCRLRLGGRVRQHKVEQMLMGGWSPETVAGRINFEAQRKVISHEAIYQWIYAEAPHLAEYLTRHHSQRKPRGPRRKKKVCIPLRIPLNQRSEDANNRIESGHWESDLIIGTGCFAIQGTVERVSRKTFLRRIPNKTANENRSALFGIFSLLPKNLRRSITYDNGTENSEHYILNQDIPGLLSFFCEPYHSWEKGAIENRNGLVRRFLPKKTSFDDLTDKELQAIEDWINNRPMKCLGYKTPNEVFNSWLGAIAA; translated from the coding sequence ATGAAACCCTACAAACGACTGACACCTGATGAACGTGACCGGATCGCCATCCTCCGTTCTCAAAATAAAAAATGGCGTGAAATAGGATTGGTTCTTGGGCGCTCCCATACCACGTTATCTCGTGAATGGAACAAAAACAAGAAAAAAGGGGGCTACCGACCCCATGCTGCCCAAAGAGAAGCGGAGGAGCGACAAAAAGAAAGTCATTGCCGGCTTCGCCTTGGTGGTCGTGTTCGACAGCACAAAGTCGAACAAATGCTTATGGGCGGCTGGTCTCCTGAAACGGTCGCTGGAAGAATCAACTTCGAGGCACAAAGGAAAGTGATCAGCCATGAAGCGATTTACCAATGGATCTACGCCGAAGCCCCTCATCTAGCCGAGTATCTGACACGTCATCATAGCCAGAGAAAGCCGCGGGGACCTCGTCGAAAGAAGAAAGTTTGTATTCCTCTGAGAATTCCGTTGAATCAACGATCGGAGGATGCGAATAATCGAATAGAGTCGGGGCATTGGGAATCCGATCTCATCATCGGGACAGGATGTTTCGCCATTCAAGGCACCGTCGAGAGGGTCAGTCGGAAAACATTCCTTCGACGAATTCCCAATAAGACGGCGAATGAAAATCGTTCGGCTCTTTTTGGTATATTCTCCCTGTTGCCGAAGAATCTTCGACGATCGATTACGTATGATAACGGAACGGAAAATTCAGAGCATTACATTCTCAATCAGGATATTCCCGGACTGTTATCTTTCTTTTGCGAGCCCTATCACAGCTGGGAAAAGGGGGCCATTGAAAATCGGAATGGACTTGTCCGACGATTTCTTCCGAAGAAAACATCCTTCGATGATTTGACGGATAAAGAGCTTCAAGCCATAGAAGACTGGATCAACAACAGACCCATGAAATGCTTGGGATACAAAACTCCAAACGAGGTCTTCAATTCATGGCTTGGTGCAATAGCCGCTTGA
- a CDS encoding ribosome maturation factor RimP, with the protein MTRWLILATFFIFWGAEAMGIAEEIEARARPLVESAGLDLVHVQFRTEENGWILRCFIDKTGGFGLKDCEEWNDRLGQLVEESGLISHPYSLEVSSPGLDRPLKKKEDFERFKGIDAVVKTAVPLNNQRNFHGRIEGLDGEKLVLLDRTNGLVWIPLADVSSAKLDPSIPLERSNT; encoded by the coding sequence GTGACCCGGTGGCTGATCTTGGCCACTTTTTTTATTTTTTGGGGGGCTGAGGCTATGGGGATTGCGGAAGAGATTGAGGCACGGGCCCGTCCCCTTGTGGAATCCGCTGGCTTGGACCTGGTTCACGTTCAATTTCGGACAGAAGAAAATGGCTGGATTCTTCGGTGTTTTATCGATAAGACGGGTGGGTTTGGTCTCAAAGATTGTGAAGAATGGAATGACCGGTTGGGACAGTTGGTGGAAGAGAGTGGCTTGATTTCTCATCCGTATTCGCTGGAAGTGTCTTCCCCGGGATTGGATCGGCCCTTGAAAAAGAAAGAGGATTTTGAGCGTTTCAAGGGAATTGACGCTGTGGTGAAAACCGCTGTGCCGTTAAACAATCAACGAAATTTTCATGGTCGTATTGAAGGGTTGGATGGCGAGAAACTAGTCCTTTTGGATCGGACCAACGGGTTGGTCTGGATCCCCTTGGCTGACGTCTCGTCCGCAAAGCTGGATCCATCGATCCCATTGGAGAGGTCAAACACGTGA
- the nusA gene encoding transcription termination/antitermination protein NusA: protein MSNELISALEQIEKDQGIPKQEIISMVEQALVSAYRKHAGQMVNVVATIDTESGQISAHVVKSIVETVTNPLVEITAAEAARVSNGVVEGGELRIPVDARDFARIAAQTAKQVLTQKVRETQRETLYTEYKPKEGTMINGTVLRFLSRNIVVDLGRGSEAIMPVREQVRREHWAVADRIRALILKVERSQRGPEIILSRAHPDFVKRLFEQEVPEIYEKTVEVVTVVREAGFRSKVVVRSNNPKVDPVGACVGVKGSRVRPIINELQGERIDLVAHTLDTSTFIGNAMSPVKPLMVQILSHVEKRAEVLVADDQLSLAIGKSGQNVRLANKLTGWSLDVRSEGQKREAAQANAQAAVDGLSQLEGVGPKTAEALQKGGWADVARLAKANPDDLTALSGIGEKSAERIIEAAQAFLAKKSEGVGSPPDEDVLPEAADAPVPVNDGNPEPEARETL from the coding sequence GTGAGCAATGAACTGATTTCGGCGTTGGAACAAATTGAAAAAGACCAGGGGATTCCCAAGCAGGAAATCATTTCCATGGTGGAGCAGGCCCTCGTGTCCGCCTATCGAAAACACGCCGGCCAAATGGTCAATGTGGTGGCGACGATTGATACCGAGTCGGGGCAGATTTCCGCTCATGTGGTTAAGAGTATTGTGGAGACGGTGACCAATCCTTTGGTGGAGATCACCGCGGCGGAAGCCGCTCGGGTGAGCAACGGGGTTGTGGAAGGGGGGGAGCTTCGGATTCCTGTGGACGCCAGGGATTTCGCCCGTATCGCGGCGCAGACCGCCAAACAAGTTTTGACTCAGAAAGTTCGCGAAACCCAGAGAGAAACCCTTTACACGGAATACAAACCAAAAGAAGGAACCATGATCAACGGAACCGTTCTCCGGTTCCTCAGCCGGAACATCGTGGTGGATTTGGGGCGGGGGTCCGAGGCGATTATGCCGGTGCGTGAACAAGTTCGTCGGGAACACTGGGCTGTGGCCGATCGGATTCGCGCCTTGATCCTCAAAGTCGAGCGGAGTCAGCGGGGACCAGAGATCATTCTTTCTCGCGCTCATCCTGATTTTGTCAAACGGCTTTTCGAACAAGAAGTACCGGAAATTTATGAGAAGACGGTGGAAGTGGTCACCGTGGTTCGCGAAGCGGGGTTCCGTTCCAAAGTGGTGGTGCGGAGCAACAACCCCAAGGTGGATCCCGTGGGGGCGTGTGTCGGAGTGAAGGGCTCCCGTGTTCGGCCGATCATCAATGAGTTGCAAGGGGAGCGGATTGACCTTGTCGCCCACACCTTGGACACTTCGACCTTTATCGGGAACGCCATGTCCCCGGTTAAGCCACTGATGGTTCAAATTTTGAGTCATGTGGAAAAACGGGCCGAAGTCTTGGTGGCGGACGATCAGTTGTCCTTGGCCATAGGAAAATCCGGTCAAAATGTGCGCTTGGCGAACAAATTGACCGGTTGGAGTTTGGACGTCCGATCGGAGGGCCAAAAACGAGAAGCCGCTCAGGCCAACGCTCAAGCCGCTGTGGACGGATTGTCCCAGTTGGAGGGAGTGGGTCCTAAAACGGCGGAAGCCCTGCAGAAAGGGGGGTGGGCGGATGTGGCCCGCTTGGCGAAGGCCAACCCAGACGATTTAACCGCGTTATCCGGGATTGGGGAGAAAAGCGCGGAGCGGATTATTGAGGCGGCCCAGGCGTTCCTGGCCAAGAAGTCCGAGGGAGTGGGGTCTCCTCCCGACGAGGACGTTCTTCCGGAGGCAGCGGACGCCCCTGTCCCTGTGAACGATGGAAATCCAGAACCCGAGGCGCGAGAAACCCTATGA
- the infB gene encoding translation initiation factor IF-2 — translation MTETKKKTTKTPTKTGVKKATDEKVLKEGAPVKKKAKTVSSVPKTKRVSTKEGSTEKKPRSKKKTEGVVAVSAPDLTGSLPEKDLSPLPLVPPPPVPVKVETPVAPVQAKPPVVPVVPKPVSPAVPVVARQNISINEGITVKELAEKMSVKIPDLLKKLMSLGVIANLNQRLDTDTATLAADAFHFDVEIKSLLADDVLAPADDPATLVSRPPVVTVMGHVDHGKTSLLDAIRSARVAEKEAGGITQHIGAYQVETGKGVVTFLDTPGHEAFTAMRGRGAQATDIVVLVVAADDGVMPQTVEALDHAKAAGVPIVVAINKCDLPTANSQRIKQELGGLGLQSEDWGGKTVMVEVSARLKTNIDKLLEMILLEAELLELKANPNRPAQGVVVEAKLDPRRGPVATVLIQKGTLRVGDSFLCGVKAGKIRALLNDRGERVKEAGPAFPVEILGLAGTPMAGEKLIVVASDREAREIAERRQVIVDAEARRARHHLSLEEFHKQAESGKVKSMPIILKADVQGSLEAVRESLLKLGNEEIGIRVIHAGVGGINNSDVVLAAASDAIILGFNVRPDPSSENMAQREGIEIKTYRIIYEMVNEVKAALEGLLEPEEKETTQGWAEVRKVFVAPKIGAVAGCMVTDGKISRTAMARLVRNGAIIFEGGVGSLRRFRDDVKDVEKGFECGVSLANYKEVKVGDRLEFYVLEKVARKLA, via the coding sequence ATGACCGAGACAAAGAAGAAGACAACCAAAACGCCCACAAAAACAGGTGTCAAGAAAGCCACGGACGAGAAGGTTCTTAAAGAGGGCGCCCCTGTCAAGAAAAAGGCCAAGACGGTTTCTTCCGTTCCAAAAACGAAACGCGTTTCGACGAAAGAAGGATCGACAGAAAAAAAACCTCGGTCGAAGAAAAAAACAGAAGGAGTCGTTGCCGTTTCCGCTCCGGATCTCACGGGGTCCCTTCCCGAAAAAGATTTGTCTCCTCTTCCTCTTGTTCCCCCGCCTCCCGTTCCGGTTAAAGTCGAAACGCCTGTGGCGCCGGTCCAGGCAAAGCCGCCCGTTGTTCCTGTGGTGCCCAAGCCAGTCTCCCCGGCGGTTCCGGTGGTGGCCCGGCAAAACATTTCGATTAACGAAGGGATTACGGTCAAAGAATTGGCCGAAAAAATGAGTGTGAAGATTCCGGACCTTTTAAAAAAGCTCATGAGCCTGGGGGTCATCGCAAATCTGAACCAACGGTTGGACACGGATACAGCGACTTTGGCGGCTGACGCCTTCCATTTTGATGTGGAAATTAAATCGTTGTTGGCGGATGACGTTTTGGCTCCTGCGGACGATCCCGCCACGTTGGTTTCTCGACCGCCGGTTGTGACGGTGATGGGCCATGTGGATCACGGAAAAACATCTCTTTTGGACGCGATTCGATCGGCGCGCGTGGCCGAGAAAGAAGCCGGTGGGATTACTCAGCACATCGGGGCCTATCAGGTGGAAACGGGAAAAGGTGTCGTCACTTTCTTGGACACACCAGGTCACGAGGCGTTTACCGCTATGCGGGGACGGGGCGCTCAGGCCACGGACATTGTGGTGCTCGTGGTGGCCGCTGATGACGGTGTGATGCCTCAAACCGTCGAAGCGTTGGATCACGCCAAAGCGGCGGGGGTCCCCATTGTGGTGGCCATTAATAAATGTGATTTGCCCACGGCCAATTCCCAGAGGATTAAGCAGGAGCTGGGTGGTTTGGGGCTTCAATCGGAAGATTGGGGTGGAAAAACGGTGATGGTTGAAGTTTCCGCTCGTCTGAAGACGAACATCGACAAACTTCTCGAAATGATTCTCCTGGAAGCGGAATTACTGGAATTGAAGGCGAATCCCAATCGACCGGCTCAAGGGGTTGTGGTGGAAGCCAAATTGGATCCTCGTCGAGGACCTGTGGCCACGGTTTTGATTCAGAAAGGAACATTGCGGGTGGGGGATTCGTTTCTGTGCGGTGTGAAAGCGGGGAAAATCCGGGCGTTGCTAAACGATCGCGGTGAACGGGTGAAAGAAGCGGGGCCCGCGTTTCCCGTTGAGATTTTAGGTTTGGCGGGTACCCCCATGGCGGGAGAAAAGTTGATTGTTGTGGCTTCCGACCGTGAAGCACGCGAAATTGCGGAAAGGCGGCAGGTGATCGTGGATGCCGAAGCCCGGCGCGCGCGTCATCATCTTTCTTTAGAAGAATTTCACAAGCAGGCAGAGTCCGGAAAGGTCAAATCCATGCCCATCATCTTGAAGGCCGATGTCCAAGGGTCTCTGGAAGCGGTCCGGGAATCTTTGTTGAAGCTCGGAAATGAAGAAATTGGGATTCGGGTGATTCACGCGGGGGTGGGGGGGATCAATAATTCCGATGTGGTACTCGCTGCCGCTTCCGATGCCATTATCTTGGGGTTCAATGTTCGCCCGGATCCCTCTTCCGAAAACATGGCCCAAAGGGAAGGGATCGAAATTAAGACCTACCGCATTATTTATGAAATGGTGAACGAGGTAAAAGCCGCCTTGGAAGGTCTGTTGGAGCCGGAAGAAAAAGAAACAACACAGGGCTGGGCCGAAGTTCGAAAAGTTTTCGTGGCACCGAAAATCGGGGCTGTGGCGGGGTGTATGGTGACGGACGGGAAGATCTCACGAACGGCCATGGCCCGATTGGTTCGCAATGGAGCCATTATTTTTGAGGGCGGTGTGGGAAGTTTAAGACGCTTTCGGGATGACGTAAAAGATGTGGAAAAGGGTTTCGAATGCGGTGTGTCCTTGGCCAATTATAAAGAAGTTAAAGTGGGGGATCGGTTGGAGTTCTATGTATTAGAAAAGGTTGCCCGGAAGCTCGCGTAA
- a CDS encoding ribosome-binding factor A, protein MARRLERVNELLLQAISTYVLENQPPDTGFLTFMAVDTTADFMEAKVFYSVLGTAAEKAQAAESLDRMRSELTRSMRRLESLNRIPHFHFIFDDTPSRAARVHDLIEKSHKEPPLSDSPPPSH, encoded by the coding sequence ATGGCGCGCCGACTTGAACGGGTGAACGAACTTCTTCTTCAGGCCATTTCGACCTACGTTTTGGAGAACCAGCCTCCCGACACAGGGTTCTTGACTTTTATGGCCGTGGACACGACGGCCGATTTTATGGAAGCGAAGGTGTTTTATTCGGTTCTCGGTACGGCAGCGGAGAAAGCCCAGGCCGCCGAATCTTTGGACCGGATGCGTTCAGAATTGACCCGATCCATGCGGCGACTTGAAAGCCTGAACCGTATTCCCCATTTCCATTTCATTTTTGACGACACGCCTTCCCGGGCCGCGCGGGTGCACGATTTGATCGAAAAGTCGCATAAAGAACCCCCTCTTTCGGATTCCCCTCCGCCGTCCCACTGA
- a CDS encoding bifunctional oligoribonuclease/PAP phosphatase NrnA yields MAILPSLSSRARRNVKAIVELFHKKKTFFLTGHEQPDGDTVGSELALAGFLKSRGKRVTIANRGPVPSSCLFLPGVRSIRTASRVRGRFDVAVIFECSGPDRMGNIIDLDHQVETVINVDHHFHHGLFGHINLIDPGASSNSEQLCQVFSMAGHSLSKAEATALYVGLVTDTGRFQQENTRPQSHTVAAHLLEAGVDVADVYRHIYGTRSVPALKLMARAMESLRLVAQNRVSVIRLTRADFIKTGAQEEDTEDVVNQGLLPPTALVSLFLKEVEGERRVKVSFRGKGRVDLCRLAVSLGGGGHKNASGVTLEGTVDQVEKKILQAMIPVLPRGNN; encoded by the coding sequence ATGGCCATTCTTCCGTCTCTTTCTTCCCGCGCGCGACGAAACGTGAAAGCGATCGTGGAGCTTTTCCATAAAAAAAAGACTTTCTTTCTTACCGGTCACGAACAGCCCGATGGGGATACCGTGGGGTCCGAGCTGGCTCTGGCGGGATTTTTGAAAAGTCGAGGTAAGCGTGTGACGATCGCAAACCGAGGCCCGGTCCCCTCCTCTTGCCTTTTTTTGCCGGGTGTCCGATCCATTCGGACGGCGTCTCGCGTCCGCGGGCGTTTCGATGTGGCAGTGATCTTTGAATGTTCCGGCCCGGACCGAATGGGGAATATTATTGATTTGGATCATCAAGTGGAGACCGTGATCAACGTCGACCATCACTTTCACCATGGTCTTTTCGGGCATATCAATTTGATTGACCCTGGGGCGTCCTCGAATTCCGAACAGCTCTGTCAGGTCTTTTCGATGGCGGGCCATTCGTTGTCCAAAGCGGAGGCCACGGCTCTCTACGTGGGGCTTGTAACGGACACGGGACGGTTTCAACAGGAAAATACCCGCCCCCAAAGCCACACGGTGGCCGCGCACTTGTTGGAAGCGGGAGTGGATGTGGCGGACGTGTATCGGCATATTTATGGGACACGGTCTGTGCCGGCCCTTAAACTGATGGCTCGGGCCATGGAAAGTCTTCGCTTGGTGGCCCAGAACCGAGTTTCTGTGATTCGGCTCACTCGGGCGGATTTTATTAAGACGGGGGCCCAAGAAGAGGATACGGAAGACGTGGTGAACCAGGGGTTGCTTCCCCCCACCGCGTTGGTCTCTCTTTTCCTGAAGGAAGTGGAGGGGGAGCGTCGGGTCAAAGTGAGCTTTCGCGGGAAGGGGCGGGTGGATCTTTGTCGGTTGGCGGTATCGTTGGGGGGCGGTGGGCACAAGAACGCCTCCGGTGTGACGTTGGAGGGGACGGTGGACCAAGTGGAAAAGAAGATTCTTCAGGCGATGATTCCTGTTTTACCGCGGGGAAATAATTAA
- the truB gene encoding tRNA pseudouridine(55) synthase TruB: protein MVSFLDRRVLSGLFLMDKPKGPTSHDAVLWARRVLNTADVGHCGSLDPMATGLILLVVGEARSKQNLFMAERKSYHGIIRFGLATTTDDLDGAPLPNTFSRKPEQITTAELEVALGSFRGLIQQEVPTYSAVKWKGKPLYHWARKGVPVERPTKSVHVHALELVSYTPPDFGFHVDSSKGFYVRSLARDLGVALGVGGTLAALTRETIGTYKRSDAYPWEDRSELNKELFERSFIPIEKLPD, encoded by the coding sequence ATGGTTTCTTTTCTGGATCGGCGGGTTCTCTCCGGTCTGTTCCTTATGGACAAACCCAAGGGACCCACCTCCCACGACGCCGTACTTTGGGCCCGGCGCGTGTTGAACACCGCCGACGTGGGGCATTGCGGGTCCTTGGACCCCATGGCCACGGGACTCATCCTTCTTGTGGTGGGGGAAGCCCGTTCTAAACAAAACCTTTTTATGGCGGAGCGGAAGTCCTATCACGGGATCATTCGGTTTGGTCTCGCCACCACCACAGACGATTTGGATGGGGCTCCTTTGCCGAACACATTTTCCCGCAAACCGGAACAGATCACGACAGCCGAATTGGAAGTGGCGCTCGGATCTTTTCGGGGTCTCATTCAACAAGAAGTTCCTACTTATTCCGCGGTTAAATGGAAAGGCAAACCGTTGTATCATTGGGCCCGCAAAGGTGTTCCCGTGGAGCGGCCCACGAAATCCGTTCACGTGCACGCGTTGGAACTTGTGAGTTACACGCCGCCCGATTTTGGATTTCATGTGGATTCCTCTAAGGGTTTTTATGTTCGGTCCTTGGCCCGAGATTTGGGTGTGGCGTTGGGGGTAGGGGGAACCCTAGCCGCCTTGACCCGAGAGACCATTGGAACATACAAACGGAGCGACGCTTATCCCTGGGAAGACCGTTCCGAACTGAACAAAGAACTTTTTGAGCGTTCCTTTATTCCCATCGAGAAATTGCCCGACTAA
- the ribF gene encoding riboflavin biosynthesis protein RibF, producing MVGRPVVLTLGTFDGLHLGHQRLLSLARRRARFLKGHVRAVAFNRPPRLFFSPVDSAYLLTTPREKEDLFFHYGVDQVETLSFSPKLAGLSADGFIEDYLIRRWGATEIVVGFNFCFGKGREGDVGFLSRRGKERGIRVHSVPPVKDRKGIVSSGRIRSLIKEGRLTEARHLLGHDYTLEAPVLSGRGMGRRLGFPTANLEVGEDKILPRGVFVVTAVLPTGVERRALLNVGVRPTFPEQNPTRSVEVHLLDFSGDLRGRSLRIRFVKKLRDEKKFSSVKALVTQLLKDEAAARRIPF from the coding sequence ATGGTTGGTCGACCGGTGGTGTTGACTCTCGGCACGTTTGATGGGCTTCATCTGGGCCACCAACGGCTTCTTTCCCTGGCGCGGCGCCGGGCGCGGTTCCTTAAAGGGCACGTCCGAGCGGTGGCTTTTAATCGCCCACCTCGCCTTTTTTTTTCTCCCGTTGATTCCGCTTACCTGTTGACCACTCCCCGCGAAAAAGAAGACCTCTTTTTTCACTATGGGGTGGACCAGGTGGAAACCCTTTCGTTTTCTCCAAAACTGGCCGGACTTTCCGCGGACGGTTTCATTGAAGACTATTTGATCCGCCGTTGGGGCGCTACCGAAATTGTCGTTGGTTTTAACTTTTGTTTTGGGAAAGGGCGGGAGGGGGACGTGGGTTTCTTATCTCGCCGGGGAAAGGAACGGGGAATTCGGGTTCATTCTGTCCCCCCCGTGAAGGACCGGAAAGGAATCGTTTCGTCGGGTCGTATCCGGTCCCTCATAAAAGAGGGCCGTCTGACTGAAGCGCGACACCTATTGGGACATGATTATACCCTTGAGGCGCCCGTCTTGAGCGGACGGGGGATGGGCCGGCGATTGGGGTTTCCGACCGCGAACCTGGAAGTGGGGGAAGATAAAATTTTACCCCGGGGTGTTTTTGTTGTGACCGCTGTTCTCCCGACAGGTGTGGAAAGACGGGCTCTTTTGAATGTGGGGGTCCGACCCACGTTTCCGGAACAAAATCCGACCCGTTCGGTGGAAGTTCATCTCCTCGACTTTAGCGGTGATTTGCGGGGGAGATCCTTGCGAATTCGGTTTGTGAAAAAGTTACGCGATGAGAAAAAATTCTCTTCCGTGAAGGCCCTCGTGACCCAGTTGTTAAAAGATGAGGCCGCCGCCCGTCGAATTCCTTTTTAG